A window from Leptospira meyeri encodes these proteins:
- a CDS encoding LBF_2127 family putative lipoprotein, with amino-acid sequence MKKIIIVILITVISTSCNIDIRQLPSPQKSNENPDIVNKKTINIRKFEIINDDLVEIESAWKYIFISFLKNDIPLQNKYIVNETSLQNKDDFILDIKIQPYLAEKRNYWWSLPIIYPVSFIWPIHFREIDYTVNVEYTIYQNENIIVHDKFMLNDKLKIYFYGLTRTSIFEEFIEIKNLKVLEKCISEISLHLYQF; translated from the coding sequence ATGAAAAAAATAATCATTGTCATTTTAATCACCGTCATTTCAACAAGCTGTAATATTGATATTAGACAATTGCCTAGCCCTCAAAAATCAAACGAAAACCCAGACATAGTTAATAAGAAAACAATAAACATCCGAAAATTTGAAATCATCAATGATGATCTAGTTGAAATTGAAAGCGCTTGGAAATACATCTTTATATCATTCTTAAAGAATGATATTCCTTTACAAAATAAATATATTGTGAACGAAACGAGTCTTCAAAACAAAGATGATTTTATTTTAGATATCAAAATTCAACCTTACCTTGCTGAAAAAAGAAACTATTGGTGGAGTTTACCTATCATATATCCTGTTTCATTTATTTGGCCAATACATTTCAGAGAAATTGATTATACAGTTAATGTTGAATACACAATTTATCAAAATGAAAACATTATAGTTCATGACAAATTTATGTTAAATGACAAACTAAAAATATACTTCTATGGATTAACAAGGACTTCCATTTTCGAAGAATTTATTGAAATTAAAAATTTAAAGGTCTTAGAAAAATGTATTTCAGAAATTTCATTACATCTTTATCAATTTTAA
- a CDS encoding DUF3703 domain-containing protein has product MTINLKMPNDFKVAYKIELQKYKDSLAQNNDSLAWHHLERAHIIGQYHPMSHTGVHFRMFVFGIRKFDLNEILGQFVRMSFGWIGSMFNRIPVGNTGSASVPIFAPMPIPDDLKPLLWNADVDAKGLSGFKSK; this is encoded by the coding sequence ATGACAATTAATTTAAAAATGCCCAATGATTTCAAAGTTGCTTATAAAATTGAGTTACAAAAATACAAAGATAGTTTGGCACAAAACAATGATTCACTTGCTTGGCATCATTTGGAAAGAGCTCATATTATTGGTCAATACCATCCTATGTCTCATACAGGGGTTCATTTTCGAATGTTTGTTTTTGGAATACGAAAATTTGACTTAAATGAAATTCTTGGACAATTTGTTCGAATGAGTTTTGGATGGATTGGAAGTATGTTCAATCGAATCCCCGTGGGAAATACAGGAAGTGCTTCTGTTCCCATTTTTGCACCCATGCCCATCCCGGATGATTTAAAACCTCTACTATGGAATGCTGACGTTGATGCCAAAGGATTGTCTGGGTTTAAGAGTAAATAA
- a CDS encoding RluA family pseudouridine synthase, translating to MQIFVTVSEDYDQSRLDVFLKDNAGDDLSRSTVQKWIDSGFVTNKTKEQLATKNGYKVTLGEEYIVDVIARPPSRLEPIPMDIPVLYDEDEFMVIHKKAGIACHSGPGDDQPSLVNGLLHQFKNLSATGGERRPGIVHRLDKPTEGVLIIAKTDRAHAALSKMFQDRLVDKTYYAWVLQAPVESEGTVNLPIGRHPVERVKMCVREDGRMAITHYKTEKIVQTQTGRKFSLMKLGLETGRTHQIRVHMAKMGCPVVGDTLYSRSAKDYTQYGLLLFAKRLEFPHPFIPDKRILVELDFPERFKTFERKCPSY from the coding sequence ATGCAAATATTTGTAACCGTTTCCGAAGATTATGACCAAAGTCGCCTGGATGTCTTTCTAAAAGACAACGCTGGAGACGATCTCAGCCGTTCTACTGTTCAAAAGTGGATCGATTCTGGATTTGTGACAAACAAAACCAAAGAACAATTGGCCACTAAAAACGGCTATAAGGTAACTCTTGGAGAAGAGTATATCGTCGATGTGATTGCAAGACCACCATCTAGGCTCGAACCCATCCCGATGGACATTCCTGTTCTTTATGATGAGGACGAATTTATGGTTATCCATAAGAAAGCAGGGATTGCCTGCCACAGTGGACCGGGCGATGACCAACCTTCTCTCGTCAATGGACTGTTACACCAGTTCAAAAACCTATCAGCCACAGGTGGTGAACGTCGTCCAGGAATTGTGCACCGGCTGGACAAACCAACAGAAGGGGTTCTCATCATTGCCAAAACAGATCGGGCCCATGCTGCTCTTTCCAAAATGTTCCAAGACCGGCTTGTGGATAAAACCTATTACGCTTGGGTGTTACAAGCACCAGTGGAATCAGAAGGTACAGTGAACTTACCGATTGGTCGCCATCCCGTAGAACGAGTGAAGATGTGTGTGCGTGAAGATGGGCGAATGGCCATCACCCATTATAAAACGGAAAAAATTGTCCAAACACAAACAGGTCGTAAATTTAGTTTGATGAAACTGGGTTTGGAAACAGGTCGTACCCACCAAATTCGTGTTCATATGGCAAAGATGGGTTGTCCTGTTGTGGGAGATACTTTGTATTCTCGTTCGGCAAAAGACTATACTCAGTATGGACTTTTACTTTTTGCAAAACGATTGGAATTTCCTCATCCCTTCATTCCCGACAAACGTATCTTAGTGGAGTTAGATTTTCCAGAAAGGTTCAAAACGTTTGAAAGGAAATGTCCAAGTTACTAA
- the loa22 gene encoding OmpA family outer membrane lipoprotein Loa22 → MMKKGFFLSLILLAGLSLSLTNCSSSEEKETPKDTTSTTGTTSTVSSRDLNAALLDEINVALKDYRYPDGVRRRGFSYKQADIQAEDFKTWAKDNVSYIKDALAKLPEGYALEVTGHADASGPEEAEGAKKGNGYYSQIRSDAVKDALVKQGIPADRIVTKASGSSKPISGFDEKDAINRRVTFQVVSK, encoded by the coding sequence CTGATGAAAAAAGGATTTTTTTTAAGCCTCATCCTCCTCGCAGGTCTTTCGCTTTCATTAACGAATTGTTCGTCTTCTGAAGAAAAAGAAACTCCGAAAGACACAACTTCCACTACGGGAACAACATCCACTGTATCTTCCAGAGATCTCAATGCAGCTCTTTTGGACGAAATCAATGTAGCACTCAAAGACTACCGCTATCCAGATGGTGTTCGTCGCAGAGGTTTTAGCTACAAACAAGCGGACATCCAAGCAGAAGATTTTAAAACTTGGGCAAAAGACAACGTTTCTTACATCAAAGATGCTCTTGCTAAACTTCCAGAAGGATACGCTCTTGAAGTAACTGGTCACGCAGATGCTTCTGGTCCAGAAGAAGCAGAAGGTGCAAAAAAAGGAAACGGATACTATTCACAAATTCGTTCTGATGCAGTGAAAGACGCTCTGGTAAAACAAGGAATCCCTGCTGACAGAATCGTAACAAAAGCTTCCGGTTCTTCTAAGCCAATTTCTGGTTTTGATGAAAAAGACGCGATCAATCGTCGTGTGACTTTCCAAGTCGTTTCTAAATAA
- a CDS encoding DUF1801 domain-containing protein: protein MPNSVLEYIQSLPEDRRIPFSKLRDIVKKNLPKGFEETIQYKMIGYVVPKKTYPAGYHVTPELALPFIHIASQKNGLALYHMGIYADLKLLNWFQTEYPKHSKTKLDMGKSCIRFKNLDDIPWKLIGELVSKMGPKDWINLYEINLTSSRRIQKNMKTKPTKIQRKAAPKKRKFEKKE, encoded by the coding sequence ATGCCAAACTCTGTCCTAGAATACATCCAATCCTTACCAGAAGACCGAAGGATACCATTTTCCAAACTGCGAGACATCGTTAAAAAAAATCTCCCAAAAGGTTTTGAAGAAACCATCCAATACAAAATGATTGGTTATGTGGTTCCCAAAAAAACATATCCAGCTGGCTATCATGTAACACCGGAACTGGCACTTCCCTTTATCCATATTGCATCTCAAAAGAATGGACTTGCCCTCTATCATATGGGAATTTATGCCGATCTCAAATTACTCAATTGGTTCCAAACGGAATATCCTAAACATTCTAAAACCAAATTGGATATGGGGAAAAGTTGTATTCGTTTTAAAAACTTAGATGATATACCTTGGAAACTCATTGGAGAACTTGTTTCTAAGATGGGGCCTAAGGATTGGATCAATCTTTATGAAATCAACTTAACCAGTTCAAGAAGGATCCAAAAAAATATGAAGACAAAACCAACGAAGATACAAAGAAAGGCAGCTCCTAAAAAAAGGAAGTTTGAAAAAAAAGAATGA
- a CDS encoding DUF3147 family protein, producing the protein MFYIFLKYLLTAALVVFISEVAKRNDRLGSFIASLPLVTILTLVWLKIEKVSTEKISNHAYYTFWFVLPTLPMFLAFPKLYQMFGFWMALIVSMILTFFMFYFFQLILSRFGIHLFD; encoded by the coding sequence GTGTTCTATATATTTCTCAAATATTTACTGACAGCGGCCCTCGTTGTCTTTATCTCCGAAGTGGCAAAACGAAATGACAGGCTTGGAAGTTTCATTGCCTCTCTTCCCTTGGTCACGATCCTAACACTAGTTTGGTTAAAAATAGAAAAAGTATCCACGGAGAAAATATCTAATCATGCATATTATACGTTTTGGTTTGTTTTACCCACCTTACCGATGTTTTTAGCATTTCCGAAACTTTACCAAATGTTTGGATTTTGGATGGCTCTTATTGTTAGTATGATTTTAACATTTTTTATGTTTTATTTTTTCCAACTCATCTTAAGTCGATTTGGAATTCATTTATTTGATTGA
- a CDS encoding class I SAM-dependent DNA methyltransferase, producing MEPNVFDQLASQYDTTERKELAKDIASAVQVECKESQSKTLFDYGCGTGLVGLTLTSLVERVLFIDSSEPMLGIVREKIKRLNVHNAEVIHSNFLQYSKTKKADILLVSLVLLHIPDTKKILEFFYEILNPQGKLIIVDFDQNEKVSHPKVHSGFDQNALMVLLKKTGFQSVSSSIILEKKKVFLNEDASIFLMVAKK from the coding sequence ATGGAACCAAATGTTTTTGACCAACTAGCAAGCCAATACGACACAACGGAACGAAAAGAATTAGCAAAGGACATAGCAAGTGCAGTCCAGGTAGAATGTAAAGAAAGCCAATCAAAAACTTTATTTGATTATGGATGTGGGACAGGACTTGTAGGCCTCACCTTAACTTCCTTAGTGGAACGAGTACTGTTTATTGATTCATCGGAACCAATGCTCGGTATTGTCAGAGAAAAAATCAAAAGGTTGAATGTGCACAATGCAGAAGTAATCCATTCGAATTTTCTTCAATATTCCAAAACAAAAAAAGCGGATATCTTGCTAGTTTCTTTGGTTCTATTGCATATTCCTGATACAAAAAAGATTCTTGAATTTTTTTACGAAATTTTGAATCCCCAAGGAAAACTCATCATTGTAGATTTTGATCAGAATGAAAAAGTTTCCCATCCCAAAGTCCATAGTGGATTCGATCAAAATGCATTGATGGTTTTATTAAAAAAAACTGGATTTCAGTCAGTATCATCTTCTATCATTTTAGAAAAGAAAAAAGTATTTTTGAATGAAGATGCCTCAATTTTTCTTATGGTTGCGAAAAAATAA
- a CDS encoding TerC family protein, which yields MEILSDPSVWLALLTLTALEIVLGIDNIIFISILSSRLPKTKQKSARQIGLLLAMFTRILLLFSLSLIMQLKAPLFTVLNHSISGRDLILILGGLFLIAKSTTEIHHKLEGESELNEESTKRVSFTKVIIQIMILDIVFSLDSVITAVGMTDQLGVMITAVILSVGFMLLSSGSISDFVDRHPTIKILALSFLILIGVALLGEGFELHIPKGYIYFAMCFSVIVEFLNMKLRSKPEKPVVLKGKF from the coding sequence ATAGAAATTCTCTCTGATCCCTCGGTATGGCTTGCGCTCTTAACACTAACTGCTTTGGAAATTGTCCTAGGCATTGACAATATTATCTTTATCTCCATCCTTTCCTCACGACTGCCAAAAACCAAACAAAAGTCAGCAAGACAAATTGGTTTGTTACTTGCTATGTTCACTCGTATTCTTTTGTTATTTTCTCTTTCACTCATAATGCAACTCAAAGCTCCTCTTTTTACGGTTCTGAACCATTCTATTAGTGGCCGGGATCTCATTTTAATTTTGGGAGGACTCTTTCTCATTGCCAAGTCTACCACTGAAATTCATCATAAATTAGAAGGTGAATCAGAGTTAAATGAAGAATCGACCAAACGAGTATCCTTTACAAAAGTCATCATTCAAATTATGATCCTTGACATCGTGTTTTCTTTGGATTCGGTAATTACCGCAGTAGGAATGACAGACCAACTTGGAGTGATGATAACTGCTGTTATATTATCGGTCGGATTTATGTTATTATCGAGTGGAAGTATTTCCGATTTCGTCGATAGACACCCAACCATCAAAATTTTAGCTTTGAGTTTTTTGATTTTGATTGGGGTGGCCCTACTTGGAGAAGGATTTGAATTACACATTCCGAAAGGATACATTTACTTTGCGATGTGTTTTTCAGTGATTGTTGAATTCTTAAATATGAAACTCCGTTCCAAACCGGAAAAACCAGTCGTATTAAAAGGAAAATTCTAA